The proteins below come from a single Acidovorax sp. NCPPB 4044 genomic window:
- a CDS encoding HU family DNA-binding protein, whose product MATAKKTAAAPAKKAAAAPAVKKAAAAPAKKAAPAKKAAPAKKAAAAAPKAKAAPAALKPLKTTFTKTSLVAHLAEQAGVEPKAAKAVMAALEATILGSVHKKGSGEFTLPGLMKIGLQQVAAKKKRFGKDPFTGQERWFPAKPASVKIKTRALKKLKDATL is encoded by the coding sequence ATGGCAACTGCAAAGAAAACCGCCGCCGCTCCGGCCAAGAAGGCTGCGGCCGCTCCCGCGGTGAAGAAGGCTGCCGCAGCACCGGCCAAGAAGGCTGCGCCTGCAAAGAAGGCCGCTCCCGCCAAGAAGGCTGCCGCTGCAGCCCCCAAGGCCAAGGCCGCACCCGCTGCGCTCAAGCCCCTGAAGACCACCTTCACCAAGACGTCGCTGGTCGCCCACCTGGCCGAGCAGGCCGGTGTCGAACCCAAGGCCGCCAAGGCCGTGATGGCCGCGCTGGAAGCGACGATCCTGGGCTCCGTGCACAAGAAGGGCTCCGGCGAATTCACGCTGCCCGGCCTGATGAAGATCGGCCTGCAGCAAGTGGCCGCCAAGAAGAAGCGCTTCGGCAAGGACCCGTTCACGGGCCAGGAGCGCTGGTTCCCCGCCAAGCCCGCATCGGTCAAGATCAAGACCCGCGCGCTGAAGAAGCTCAAGGACGCCACGCTGTAG
- a CDS encoding nucleotide pyrophosphohydrolase — protein sequence MSHELHALAEQLRQFAQARAWEPFHSPKNLASALIVEAAELLEHFQWLTEAQSDALPPDKKEAVGSEMADVLLYLVQLATRLDIDLIDAAQRKMACNERRYPVALARGHSRKYDALDGDPPAD from the coding sequence ATGTCCCACGAACTCCATGCCCTGGCCGAGCAACTCCGTCAATTCGCCCAGGCTCGCGCCTGGGAGCCGTTCCACTCGCCCAAGAACCTCGCTTCCGCGCTGATCGTCGAGGCAGCGGAGCTGCTGGAACACTTCCAGTGGCTGACCGAAGCACAGAGCGATGCGCTCCCGCCGGACAAGAAGGAAGCCGTGGGCAGCGAGATGGCCGACGTTCTGCTCTACCTCGTGCAACTGGCCACACGGCTCGACATCGACCTGATCGATGCAGCACAGCGCAAGATGGCCTGCAATGAGCGCCGCTATCCCGTCGCGCTGGCCAGGGGCCACAGCCGCAAGTACGACGCGCTGGACGGCGATCCCCCTGCGGACTGA
- a CDS encoding superoxide dismutase family protein, translated as MTHSFRNRAPYLTRAACAAAFLLGGCAALENYDMPAAGASRADASRGPGTGMAPERPERLAAANVALKTASGAPAGRALLRELPQGGGVEIAIEVQDMAPGAHGFHIHAHGACAPGPDAATGKVVEFGAAGGHFDPYMTRNHGRPGQPPQEAHAGEAPNIQVGANRQGTLRFTHPHVTLQPGSKTSVLGRTLIVHDKEDDYASDPAGNSGDRLACGLIEPAEPSMVQGRATIEGSNVYPEGIAFDARTGMAYVGSSSEGHIYRIAPAAQKAELFQLGGSPGRQAAFGMKVDGNGRLWVAGGPANSVAAIDLQNAATVAVIEGPKDSQAFLNDIALTPQYAYVTDSFRPVLWRIAIAPGAPMSLEPWLDLRQTPIHYQPNQINLNGIVASPDGRRLFAVLLATGQLWRIDTATREVTEVRLEGGGLRHGDGLALMGSNDLYVVRNADNELVRVELAADGSSGRIVQRLRDPRLKYPTTAAVQDGALLVVNGQLDRQKNPPPLLPFDVLRIALPLR; from the coding sequence ATGACCCATTCTTTCCGTAACCGCGCCCCTTACCTCACCCGTGCCGCGTGCGCTGCGGCCTTCCTGCTCGGTGGTTGCGCGGCGCTGGAGAACTACGACATGCCTGCAGCGGGGGCCTCGCGTGCCGACGCGTCGCGCGGGCCCGGCACCGGCATGGCGCCTGAACGGCCAGAACGCCTTGCGGCCGCCAACGTGGCGCTGAAGACGGCCTCCGGTGCTCCGGCAGGGCGGGCGTTGCTGCGGGAATTGCCGCAGGGCGGAGGCGTCGAGATCGCCATCGAAGTGCAGGACATGGCGCCCGGCGCGCACGGCTTTCACATCCATGCCCACGGCGCCTGCGCGCCCGGCCCGGATGCCGCCACCGGCAAGGTGGTCGAATTCGGCGCGGCCGGTGGCCACTTCGATCCGTACATGACCCGCAACCACGGCCGCCCCGGCCAGCCTCCGCAAGAAGCGCACGCGGGCGAGGCGCCCAACATCCAGGTCGGGGCCAACCGCCAAGGGACGCTGCGCTTCACCCATCCCCACGTCACGCTGCAGCCCGGCAGCAAGACATCCGTGCTGGGCCGCACGCTCATCGTCCACGACAAGGAAGACGACTACGCCAGCGACCCGGCAGGCAATTCGGGGGACCGGCTGGCGTGCGGGCTCATCGAGCCGGCAGAGCCCAGCATGGTGCAGGGCCGGGCCACGATCGAAGGCAGCAACGTCTATCCCGAGGGCATCGCCTTCGATGCGCGCACGGGCATGGCCTACGTCGGATCGAGCAGCGAGGGCCATATCTACCGTATCGCACCAGCCGCGCAGAAGGCCGAGCTATTCCAGCTGGGCGGATCGCCCGGTCGCCAGGCCGCTTTCGGCATGAAGGTGGACGGCAACGGCCGCCTGTGGGTGGCGGGCGGTCCGGCCAACAGTGTCGCGGCGATCGACCTCCAGAACGCCGCCACGGTGGCGGTCATCGAGGGGCCGAAGGACAGCCAGGCGTTTCTCAACGACATCGCGCTGACCCCGCAATACGCGTATGTGACGGACTCGTTCAGGCCCGTGCTCTGGCGCATTGCGATCGCGCCGGGGGCACCCATGTCGCTGGAGCCCTGGCTGGATCTGCGCCAGACACCCATCCACTACCAGCCGAACCAGATCAATCTGAACGGCATCGTGGCATCGCCCGACGGCCGCAGGCTCTTCGCGGTCCTGCTCGCCACGGGCCAGCTCTGGCGCATCGACACGGCGACGCGCGAGGTGACGGAGGTCCGCCTGGAAGGCGGTGGCCTGCGCCACGGCGACGGCCTGGCGCTAATGGGCTCGAACGACCTGTATGTCGTGCGCAATGCCGACAACGAACTGGTGCGGGTGGAGCTGGCAGCCGATGGGTCCAGCGGCCGCATCGTGCAGCGCCTGCGCGATCCGCGCCTGAAATACCCCACGACGGCAGCCGTGCAGGACGGAGCGCTGCTGGTGGTCAACGGACAGCTCGACCGCCAGAAGAACCCACCACCGCTCCTGCCCTTCGACGTGCTGCGCATTGCGCTGCCGCTGCGCTGA
- a CDS encoding PQQ-dependent sugar dehydrogenase, whose protein sequence is MHPHSPLPRASAIALFLALNSLAAHSQLPPGDGPTSVTGGVLEPTPLRFEESLLGQLRVPAGFKVSVFAKDLRNVRWLVVAPNGDVYASRREQGDVLWLRDTDGDGRADQQKVVLQNAKYAHGLALRGQRLYLVTDKKLLVADVQGDGTLSTPRMLADDLPDAGQHPNRTIAFGPDGWLYLSVGSTCNNCRETNGESATLLRMRPDGTGREVVAQGLRNTIGFGWHPRTGVLYGFDHGSDFQGDDEPPEELNAISLNKHYGWPYCWGDRRVTKFQVNEPPNTTKADFCPTTEAPALQYTAHAAPIGFAFYTGEQFPQAYRGDAFVAFRGSWNRSQPSGYNVVRVRFNATGQPVGTEEFAAGWLLPRPGTTLSQPGPAPSAAEREKAGRPAQFGRLAGLAQARDGSLLLAEDQNGVIYRISYTGR, encoded by the coding sequence ATGCATCCACACTCTCCGTTGCCGCGGGCCAGCGCCATTGCCCTCTTCCTGGCCTTGAACAGCCTTGCCGCGCACTCCCAACTGCCGCCCGGCGATGGGCCGACCTCCGTCACCGGCGGCGTGCTGGAGCCTACGCCCCTGCGTTTCGAGGAATCGCTGCTCGGCCAACTGCGAGTGCCCGCGGGGTTCAAGGTGTCGGTGTTCGCGAAGGACCTGCGCAACGTGCGCTGGCTGGTCGTCGCACCCAACGGCGACGTGTATGCGAGCCGCCGCGAGCAGGGCGATGTCCTGTGGCTGCGCGACACCGATGGCGACGGCCGCGCCGACCAGCAAAAGGTGGTGCTGCAGAACGCCAAATACGCGCATGGACTGGCCCTGCGCGGTCAACGGCTCTACCTCGTGACCGACAAGAAACTGCTGGTGGCCGACGTGCAGGGCGACGGCACGCTGTCCACCCCGCGCATGCTTGCCGACGACCTGCCCGATGCGGGCCAGCATCCCAACCGCACCATCGCCTTCGGGCCCGACGGCTGGCTGTATCTCTCGGTGGGCTCCACCTGCAACAACTGCCGGGAGACCAACGGCGAATCGGCCACCCTGCTGCGCATGCGCCCGGACGGCACGGGCCGCGAAGTGGTGGCGCAGGGATTGCGCAACACCATCGGCTTCGGCTGGCATCCGCGCACCGGCGTGCTCTACGGCTTCGACCACGGCTCCGACTTCCAGGGCGATGACGAGCCCCCGGAGGAGCTGAACGCCATCTCGCTGAACAAGCACTACGGCTGGCCCTATTGCTGGGGCGATCGGCGGGTCACGAAGTTCCAGGTCAACGAGCCGCCGAACACCACCAAGGCTGACTTCTGCCCCACGACGGAAGCACCGGCGCTGCAGTACACCGCGCACGCCGCGCCGATCGGCTTCGCGTTCTACACGGGGGAGCAGTTTCCGCAGGCCTACCGTGGCGATGCCTTCGTTGCCTTCCGCGGATCATGGAACCGTTCGCAGCCCAGCGGGTACAACGTGGTGCGGGTGCGCTTCAACGCAACGGGCCAGCCCGTGGGCACGGAAGAGTTCGCGGCCGGCTGGCTCCTGCCCCGACCAGGTACCACCCTGTCGCAGCCCGGCCCGGCCCCTTCTGCGGCGGAGCGGGAGAAGGCGGGCCGGCCTGCACAGTTCGGCCGGCTGGCTGGGCTCGCGCAGGCACGGGATGGATCCCTCCTGCTGGCCGAAGACCAGAACGGCGTGATCTACCGCATCAGCTACACGGGCCGCTGA
- a CDS encoding PhaM family polyhydroxyalkanoate granule multifunctional regulatory protein, with protein MSSNQSNPTQDTSPFGFGRFVPGFDFLQNLAKGASAGMPQMPSLSGWVAPTISVEELEKRIEELKAVQFWLDQNSRALTATVQALEVQKMTLATLQGMNVAMGDLASAFTPRAAEASAAAAPPAASQASRPDPFARARSAAAPEAAAPAPTPAPAPAEAPAAAPAADAAPPAAAPGVIDPMQWWTALTGQFQQIAANAMSDASKLPAVNATQGLAAEALKSATDIATQLAAQGMQGMQGMQKAARKASAGAAGAGGGDAPAGKAAARPAARRPASGSAAAPEADAAGKRTAAGKAPATARRAAAAPRNRK; from the coding sequence ATGAGCAGCAACCAAAGCAACCCCACCCAAGACACGTCCCCGTTCGGTTTCGGCCGCTTCGTGCCGGGCTTCGATTTCCTGCAGAACCTCGCCAAGGGCGCGTCCGCGGGCATGCCGCAGATGCCTTCGCTCTCTGGCTGGGTGGCGCCCACGATCAGCGTGGAAGAGCTGGAAAAGCGCATCGAGGAACTCAAGGCCGTGCAGTTCTGGCTGGACCAGAACTCCCGCGCGCTCACCGCCACCGTGCAGGCGCTCGAGGTGCAGAAGATGACGCTGGCCACGCTGCAGGGCATGAACGTGGCGATGGGCGATCTCGCGAGTGCGTTCACGCCGCGCGCGGCCGAGGCCTCCGCCGCCGCCGCGCCGCCGGCAGCCTCGCAGGCGTCGCGTCCCGACCCGTTCGCCAGGGCGCGCTCCGCCGCGGCCCCCGAGGCCGCCGCACCGGCGCCCACGCCGGCGCCCGCGCCTGCGGAGGCGCCCGCCGCCGCCCCCGCTGCCGATGCCGCACCGCCCGCCGCGGCGCCCGGCGTGATCGATCCGATGCAGTGGTGGACGGCGCTCACGGGCCAGTTCCAGCAGATCGCGGCGAATGCGATGAGCGATGCCTCCAAGCTGCCCGCGGTGAACGCGACGCAGGGCCTGGCGGCCGAGGCCCTCAAGTCCGCGACCGACATCGCCACGCAGCTCGCGGCGCAAGGCATGCAGGGAATGCAAGGCATGCAGAAGGCCGCACGCAAGGCTTCGGCAGGCGCCGCGGGTGCCGGCGGCGGCGATGCGCCGGCCGGCAAGGCGGCCGCACGGCCTGCCGCCAGGCGGCCTGCGTCCGGCAGCGCTGCCGCGCCCGAGGCCGACGCTGCCGGCAAGCGCACGGCGGCCGGCAAGGCGCCCGCCACCGCGCGCCGCGCGGCCGCCGCTCCCCGAAACCGCAAGTGA
- a CDS encoding sensor histidine kinase, which yields MTSPSPPPASGTESAATRNPRQARAARWALGVAAAIMSAIGLVLLFLLTVATNNRALYERNYAWLFGLNVLVALLLFAVLVWVAVRLVVRLRRGRFGSRLLVKLAGIFAVVGLVPGLLIYVVSYQFVSRSIESWFDVKVEGALTAGVSLARATLDTLASDMATQTRTAGTQLAQVPDAAAGLVLERIRDQLGATDIVLFNGSGQPVASVGQSRFDLSPERPAPQLLRNARQQRSAFQIEGLDDVTDPQAVQNARVKTLVAVGTASVGLLAEPRYLQATIRLPQVVVANALAVQEANREYQERALARGGLRRMYIGTLTLSLFLAVFGAVLLAVLLGRQLARPLLVLAEGVREVASGNLSPKAVLQTSDELGGLTRSFAVMTQQLADARSAVERSMGEVDAARARLQTILDNLTAGVIVMDAQGRIRSTNPGATRILRAPMAAFEGRPLADVPGLAAFASAVQAHFDAFLGDREQHGLDHWQHPFELHAAAAVGAGHSGHAGPIGNGTSLVARGAELPDALRLLVFDDISEIVSAQRAQAWGEVARRLAHEIKNPLTPIQLSAERLEMKLTGKLAATEEAILAKSVKTIVEQVDAMKRLVNEFRDYARLPAAELHRLDLNALVADILQLYGAENATVPVESELDPRCPPVAGDAQQLRQVIHNLLQNAQDASEQRAREQGIPAAPVRIATRWSENSRRVRLTVSDAGTGFPAHILQRAFEPYVTTKARGTGLGLAVVKKIADEHGARIDLSNRVEDGVVRGAQVSLSFAPETFVVY from the coding sequence ATGACGTCCCCTTCGCCCCCACCGGCCTCCGGCACGGAATCCGCGGCGACACGCAACCCCCGGCAGGCGCGCGCCGCGCGCTGGGCGCTGGGCGTGGCCGCCGCCATCATGAGCGCCATCGGCCTCGTGCTGCTGTTCCTGCTCACGGTGGCGACCAACAACCGGGCGCTGTACGAGCGCAACTACGCGTGGCTCTTCGGCCTGAACGTGCTGGTGGCGCTGCTGCTCTTCGCCGTGCTGGTCTGGGTGGCCGTCCGGCTGGTGGTGCGCCTGCGGCGGGGGCGGTTCGGTAGCCGGCTGCTGGTCAAGCTCGCGGGCATCTTCGCTGTCGTCGGGCTGGTGCCGGGGCTGCTCATCTACGTGGTGTCCTACCAATTCGTTTCGCGCTCCATCGAAAGCTGGTTCGACGTCAAGGTCGAGGGAGCACTCACGGCGGGGGTGAGCCTCGCGCGGGCCACCCTGGACACCCTGGCGAGCGACATGGCGACGCAGACACGCACCGCCGGCACCCAGTTGGCGCAGGTGCCGGACGCCGCGGCCGGGCTGGTGCTCGAACGTATCCGCGACCAGCTGGGTGCCACGGATATCGTGCTCTTCAACGGGTCGGGCCAACCCGTGGCCAGCGTCGGCCAATCCCGGTTCGACCTCAGTCCGGAACGCCCGGCACCCCAGCTGCTGCGCAACGCACGGCAGCAGCGCTCGGCCTTCCAGATCGAGGGGCTGGATGACGTGACCGACCCCCAAGCCGTGCAGAACGCGCGCGTGAAGACCCTGGTCGCTGTCGGCACGGCCAGCGTCGGCCTGCTGGCCGAGCCGCGCTACCTGCAAGCGACCATCCGCCTGCCCCAGGTGGTGGTCGCCAATGCATTGGCGGTGCAGGAAGCCAACCGCGAGTACCAGGAGCGCGCGCTCGCGCGCGGCGGGCTGCGGCGCATGTACATCGGTACGCTCACGCTCAGCCTGTTCCTGGCAGTCTTCGGAGCCGTGCTGCTCGCAGTCCTGCTGGGCCGGCAATTGGCCCGCCCGCTGCTGGTGCTGGCGGAGGGGGTGCGGGAAGTCGCTTCGGGCAACCTGAGCCCCAAGGCCGTATTGCAGACCAGCGATGAGCTGGGCGGGCTCACCCGGTCCTTCGCCGTCATGACGCAGCAACTGGCGGACGCGCGTTCCGCCGTCGAGCGCAGCATGGGCGAGGTCGATGCGGCCCGCGCACGGCTGCAGACCATTCTGGACAACCTCACCGCCGGCGTCATCGTGATGGACGCCCAGGGCCGCATCCGCTCGACCAATCCGGGCGCCACGCGCATCCTGCGCGCGCCCATGGCCGCCTTCGAAGGGCGTCCTCTGGCCGACGTGCCGGGGCTGGCGGCATTCGCCTCGGCCGTGCAGGCGCACTTCGACGCATTCCTCGGCGACCGGGAGCAGCACGGGCTCGACCATTGGCAGCACCCGTTCGAGTTGCACGCGGCGGCTGCGGTCGGGGCCGGGCACTCCGGCCACGCCGGCCCGATCGGCAACGGCACGAGCCTGGTGGCCCGCGGCGCGGAACTCCCCGATGCCCTCCGGCTGCTGGTGTTCGACGACATTTCCGAAATCGTTTCGGCCCAGCGCGCCCAGGCCTGGGGTGAGGTCGCACGCCGGCTCGCCCACGAGATCAAGAATCCGCTCACCCCGATCCAGCTGTCGGCCGAGCGCCTCGAGATGAAGCTCACCGGCAAGCTCGCAGCGACGGAGGAGGCCATCTTGGCCAAATCGGTCAAGACCATCGTCGAGCAGGTCGATGCGATGAAGCGGCTGGTCAACGAATTCAGGGACTACGCGCGCCTGCCCGCGGCCGAATTGCACCGTCTGGACCTCAACGCGCTCGTGGCGGACATCCTGCAGCTCTACGGTGCCGAAAATGCCACGGTTCCCGTCGAGTCCGAGCTCGATCCGCGTTGCCCTCCCGTGGCCGGGGATGCGCAGCAGTTGCGCCAGGTCATCCACAACCTGCTGCAGAACGCGCAGGACGCCAGCGAGCAGCGTGCCCGCGAGCAGGGCATCCCCGCCGCGCCCGTGCGCATCGCCACCCGCTGGAGCGAAAACTCACGCCGTGTGCGGCTCACCGTGAGCGATGCCGGCACCGGGTTCCCTGCCCACATCCTGCAGAGGGCCTTCGAGCCGTATGTGACCACCAAGGCCCGCGGGACCGGGCTGGGGCTGGCCGTGGTGAAGAAAATCGCCGACGAACATGGGGCCCGTATCGATCTTTCCAATCGCGTGGAAGATGGTGTGGTGCGGGGGGCGCAAGTGTCGCTATCATTCGCGCCTGAAACCTTCGTGGTTTATTAA
- a CDS encoding tyrosine-protein phosphatase encodes MDDATYTRSLNLSGATNFRDLGGYAGQDGRRVRWRRIYRSDHLAGLTAEDARAIAVLGLRRAVDFRGAHERATLPYELPGVAYHALSIEPTVVQRAKEMALSGHEMTAAIAAELMRDTYRAFVANNAPEFAALFAHLLESDVPLVFHCTAGKDRTGFAAAMILLALGVPRDVVMQDYLLTNGLYQRPAQLHGSAPDEVLNVLWRVQEDFLEAALQAVESDHGGVDRYLEQRLGVGAAERERLAQLYLQPHG; translated from the coding sequence ATGGACGACGCAACCTACACCCGATCCCTGAACCTCTCTGGCGCCACCAATTTCCGCGACCTGGGTGGCTATGCGGGGCAGGACGGGCGCCGCGTGCGGTGGCGGCGCATCTACCGCTCCGATCACCTGGCCGGGCTCACGGCCGAGGATGCGCGGGCCATCGCTGTGCTGGGGCTGAGGCGCGCGGTGGATTTCCGTGGCGCGCACGAGCGGGCCACGCTGCCCTATGAACTGCCCGGCGTGGCCTACCACGCGCTGTCGATCGAACCCACGGTGGTGCAGCGCGCGAAGGAGATGGCGCTGTCGGGCCATGAGATGACGGCGGCCATCGCGGCCGAGCTGATGCGGGACACCTACCGCGCGTTCGTGGCGAACAATGCGCCGGAATTCGCGGCGCTGTTCGCGCACCTGCTGGAAAGCGATGTACCGCTCGTGTTCCATTGCACCGCCGGCAAGGACCGCACGGGCTTTGCTGCCGCGATGATCCTGCTGGCCCTGGGCGTGCCGCGCGACGTGGTGATGCAGGACTACCTGCTCACCAACGGCCTCTACCAGCGCCCTGCGCAGCTGCACGGCTCTGCGCCCGACGAAGTGCTCAACGTGCTGTGGCGCGTGCAGGAAGACTTTCTCGAGGCGGCGCTGCAGGCCGTGGAAAGCGACCATGGCGGCGTGGACCGCTACCTGGAGCAGCGGCTCGGCGTGGGCGCTGCAGAGCGCGAGCGGCTGGCCCAGCTGTACCTGCAGCCGCACGGCTGA
- a CDS encoding response regulator, whose protein sequence is MANILVVDDELGIRDLLSEILNDEGHSVDLAENATQARIARAAHGYDLVLLDIWMPDTDGVSLLKEWATAGTLTMPVIMMSGHATIDTAVEATRIGAFSFLEKPITLQKLLKAVEQGLARTSAPPAPAAPAVSSAATQALPAAAAATASASESGQVPQPAHAVPQPVVATGPNSHQGFDLDRPLREARDGFEKAYFEFHLAREGGSMTRVAEKTGLERTHLYRKLRQLGVDLGRSKRSQ, encoded by the coding sequence ATGGCAAACATATTGGTGGTCGACGACGAACTCGGTATCCGCGACCTGTTGTCCGAAATCCTGAACGATGAAGGACACAGCGTGGATCTGGCGGAGAACGCCACCCAGGCCCGGATCGCCCGGGCCGCCCATGGCTACGATCTGGTCCTTCTCGACATCTGGATGCCCGATACCGACGGCGTGTCATTGCTGAAGGAATGGGCCACGGCCGGCACCCTCACCATGCCGGTCATCATGATGAGCGGCCATGCCACCATCGACACCGCGGTCGAGGCCACCCGCATCGGCGCCTTCTCGTTCCTGGAAAAACCGATCACCCTGCAGAAGCTGCTGAAAGCGGTGGAGCAGGGATTGGCGCGCACCTCGGCCCCTCCGGCCCCCGCCGCTCCCGCTGTGTCGTCGGCTGCGACCCAGGCTCTGCCGGCGGCCGCAGCAGCCACGGCTTCGGCATCCGAGTCGGGACAGGTGCCCCAGCCCGCCCATGCCGTTCCCCAGCCCGTTGTGGCCACCGGGCCCAACTCGCACCAGGGTTTCGATCTCGACCGCCCGCTGCGCGAAGCACGTGACGGCTTCGAAAAAGCCTACTTCGAATTCCACCTGGCCCGGGAGGGCGGCTCCATGACGCGCGTCGCCGAAAAGACCGGCCTGGAGCGCACCCACCTCTACCGCAAACTGCGCCAGCTCGGCGTCGATCTGGGGCGCAGCAAGCGCAGCCAATAG